A stretch of DNA from Echeneis naucrates chromosome 3, fEcheNa1.1, whole genome shotgun sequence:
TGAGTAGCTCCATTTCATGCTATTTAATATTTCTACCTGCtaaatttgatcatttaaagTAGTAAACAAATACCTGGGGAAGATAGAATGGTAGGCGGTAGAATGCATGCTTTGCAGGCAGAGGCCCCAGGTTCAAACCTCAGTCCCTGGATAATTAGGGAAGGTGGGGGCACAAATGACTTCTAGCACTAAAAACTTCGGCCAAATTGAACAGGTAAGTGACAGAGCTGATTTGCTGTAGTGACCCCAAATAGGGGAAAAAGCCAaagggggaaggagagggggggaaaaaaacaagccaaaactttttatgttttgtatttcagGCTGTGTGATTCTtatttgatgtttatttatCCATTCCTGTGCAGAAAACATGATGAGAAATAGTTTCAACAGAACACTCCATAATCAAGTTCCTTGGTTTACCTGCAttagttcaccatcaacagtaCACAAAAATTCATTAGCATTTGATGAACCCAAACTTGACATTAAAAGataatattttaaaactgtatGACAATTACCTTTCAAACAAATAACTGTTTGTGTTAACCATCAAGAATCTCTCAGTTTTAATATGGTCCCACATCACAGCATTACAGAGTCAAAACATTATTAACCGTACCTTAAATACCTACAGTTTTAGTTGCTCAAATAATagttttaaatgtattgttATGTCTAGTCAGACAGATCTTCGGACTGTGAGATGTGGGTGAACCCTGAGAACTAAAATGTCAGATAATGTTTTGCCAGGAAATGACAGGAaaccttatatatatatatatatatatatatatatatataagaataGCCGGAATGGAAAAAAGCATTCAAAAACTATACTGAGAAGTGAAGTAAAAAAGGCAACATCGCAATAGTAAATAGAACAATGACTTCAGCTTACAGTtcataaaaaacatttcttaaatTAATGTTCTATTGATTATGTGTGAAATATATCACCTGACCTTTGtccttgatttttttccccctttttctgtAGGCAGATCTTTTTTCTATGTTTTACAAAGAACCCATTCACAACTAAGAGTACAGACAGAAATATGGTCAATCACAACATCTGTATGGGAAATAAGAGTGAGACTGTGATGCTGGAGCAcctctgtgtgttcaaatgCAGCACTACAGGAGAAGAAAGCTCAGCCTGTTAGCTTTTCCAGGGAGAGTCGTATGAAAAAAGCTAAAGGCTAAGTAACACAATGAGGATTTCACAAATTCTACTATAACGTGTGGCACACACAAAAGTCAGGGATTGAAATCAAAGGTAAAGGGAATCAGACCATATTTTTTCTAATAAGTGAATGTAATCTGATATGTATTGAACTCAGGTAGTTTGATTCACCAGTGGGTTAAAAAAGCAGGTTTATTATGACCCTTCTTATCAAAACCTATATCTACAGTCAGATGCCCCTCCATTCCAGTCTTTATGTTAAACTAGTGGGCTGCCTTTAGATAAATGCGCTGACATGagagtttcatttattttcttgtgtaATGAGCAgagaatgtgaaaatgtgtatttttcataATGCTCCACTGCCCCTTTAAGATTACAGGGTTAAGTCACTTTGTTGTTTGAAGGCATGTTTGACCCTCGCCAAAATCCTCCCAATGCAGGGTCAAACTACACTTAAGCCCTTTCAAATTCTTCTGATCATTCTGTAAGTCTATAAGGAATCCGAGAGTCCAATATGGTTTGCAGGCTGGATCAGATTAGTCATACTAAAAGTGGATATTGTTGCCAAGGTCATCAAGCTGTGTGAAAGTCTATCCATAGGCtattacattaataaataaaagaagtatTTTCAGgtctgaaagagaaaatgtccattttttttgtccaaaacaTCCAGTGCACTGTGCAAGGTCAGAccatgttgatgtgtgtgttggggcTGCGACTCTGCAGGTCCTGTACCTGGTCAAGAACCCAGTTGATGTTTGGTCTCTCTCGAGGGTTAGACACCATTATGGAGCTCAGCAGCATCTGCAGGCCCTCTGAATAACTGAGCACAAGACAGACACCAAATTAGGACAAACTAAATGTGATCCACATTTACTTCTACAAACATAACTGACCTTTAGCACAATCGGGTCAGAAGAACAAATTCAATTATCACTCTTTACttgaattgtgtttgttttacacaaATTCAACAACTTAAAAGAAATAACACATTCATGTAACACATTGCAGTCTCAACTTCATTCTATAGTTTGGACAACAATTGCAAGACAAAAAATTGATTTGTGTAAGAATCGCAATtttcatttactatgattcagaatcgatttaaattgtcccaaaatcgattgaaaaaacaaaacaaaacatccacagGCTGTCTGACTCTATTTTGTATGCAGgacatcctgacgtcaccacagagccggttctgaAATATATGCATGCGTGGTAAGCATCAAAACAAGGGTTCTGGTCTATTCTCTggaggtccagtctctggtctagtctggtctgttctaggagctggggggtcaccgttccttgctgtagcccagtccattactcctcaccaattaacttagatATGTAGACCAGACTTAGACTAGTCTCTGgagggtccggtctctggtctagtcttcACTCTCTGGAGGGGTGCTGTCACCGGTGTcagagctgggggggggggggggtccccgttccttgctgtagcccagtctaTTACTctggccgggaatcaaaccgcgccctttttattgtggggtgacagcattaaccactacgccaccatgctgctcaggtcaccacgtacatttacatcaagtcacagaattaacctagacatgtgCAGGTGCCCCTACTGCAcccactacgctcaagtcaccacattcatttgttcgttcgttcattcatttatgtatttatttactttatattgtgggtggggtgggggggaacgtttatgtaaaatgttggcCAGTTCCATGTTGTTccatgtttataatgaattaaCTTTTTTCATGATCacggattttatagggccctatttaccaaATGCCCGGGAAGACAGAGCTTGACACGAGCTTCAGTCTgcaacactttattttattttgttttttatagacacttttatttttgtaacttttatggaacaattccatctaagcatggataaatgtttaaaatttaataaatgtgaaaaagacactttaacgTCTCCATTTGCAGAGCAAATCAGAGTAGATCATGAAGATCTTGATGAAACTTGATGAAATTGTCTCAAGACTGACCTGCAAGACTGTGGGATAGCAACTGGATTCTGAACAGCAAGGGCAACACTGTCTCCCTTCTGAAATACCAAGTCATATGGCCCCTCCAGCATCATCATGCAGTAAAGCACACAGCCAAGTGACTAGAGTATGGGAAGACAAGATGAtaaagagagaggaatgagAAAAAGTAGCCAGTGAATGGttaacaataacaaaagaaaacaagatacACAACATGTATAAGGCAAAGGGGATGAAGAATAAAAGGCTTTACCCAGATGTCTGTGCGCTCATCTATAATGCAATGGCTCTCTACACTGAAAAGTTCAGGAGCTCTGTAAGAAATGGTGCAACGCTGGGCTGCCCAGTCCTGTACAGTCATGGCTTCTCTGGTACCTCTAACCTGTAAGTTACATTTTGTTCAGACTTTTCACAGGGTAAAATTCATTTAGAGGACATAAAATTCAGAAGCATAGGCTTTCACAACACAGAGCAGTGACAAAATCatatataaagaaagaaagagacaaaggagaaaaaaaacaaaaaaaaaacaaaacatagtcCCTGGACCCTTACTTCAATCCTGGCACGATTCATAGAGCCCAGATCCATCAGAACTGGCCTGTCATCTTCATCAAGAAGCACATTTGTAGGCTTCAGATCTCTGTGAAATCATagcagacacagcagacattgGCAA
This window harbors:
- the stk16 gene encoding serine/threonine-protein kinase 16 — translated: MGQTVCLCSRGSITIDNKKYYFIQKLDEGGFSYVDLVEGVKDGRFYALKRILCHDREGRQEAQTEVEMHQMFNHPNILSLVAHTFVDRGGKSEAWLLLPYISKGSLWSVLEKLRDKGSSMPEKLILQIFHGICSGLKSIHEKGYAHRDLKPTNVLLDEDDRPVLMDLGSMNRARIEVRGTREAMTVQDWAAQRCTISYRAPELFSVESHCIIDERTDIWSLGCVLYCMMMLEGPYDLVFQKGDSVALAVQNPVAIPQSCSYSEGLQMLLSSIMVSNPRERPNINWVLDQVQDLQSRSPNTHINMV